The following proteins are co-located in the Streptomyces sp. NBC_01198 genome:
- a CDS encoding ATP-dependent helicase — protein MRTPPSPVRPPVLDAAQRAVVEHRDGPLLVLAGPGTGKTTTLIESVLARVAAGTAPERVLVLTFSRRAAVDLRDRMAARGLGGLTASTFHSFCYALIREHQPAEAFQEPVRLLSGPEQDLLVRELLAGQAVLEREGLGRVRWPDDLRAALTTRGFADEVRAVLARTRELGLGPAALTDFAHRIGRPDWTAAAAFLDEYLEVTELGGMVDYTELVHRAVLLARRPEIHQELARRYDAVYVDEYQDTDPAQVRLLRALAGQGRTLVAFGDPDQSVYAFRGADINGILGFPEQFPRRDGRPAPVGVLRVSRRARAGLLTATRQLTARMPMPRLPAAAVRAHRSLTAEAEGGAVAVRTYPTAGAEVESIADTLRRAHLEDGQPWHTMAVLTRTSAALAPLRRALTSAGVPIDLPPSTTPLHTDPAVTPLLLALHIAATSLLPPSEAPGAAAGGPDASPDPFSSASSRVPGESSSRSIPGDPGESGPAGASGGIRVGVEEALTLLGSPLGGMDAADLRRLGRALRDEERTTGVAVPRPSDVLIAEAVAEPERLVAHDPSYARGARRVGALLRAARDTLAGGGTAEDALWTLWNGTPWSARLERAALRGGAAGRNADRDLDAVCALFETAARAEERTGGRGALNLLEELSAQDIAADTLGGRTVRPDAVQLMTAHRAKGLEWRLVVVAGVQEGVWPDLRRRGSLLEADRIGRDGIAPPLSQGALLAEERRLFYVAATRARDRLLVTAVKSASDDGDQPSRFLAELGVTPQDVTHRPRRPLAVSALVAELRATTVDPAASPALREAAARRLARLAALSDDGHPLVPAAHPDRWWGLYEPTASAVPLRDRDQPVALSGSALDQLANTCALQWFLGREVKAEPPATAAQGFGNVVHVLADEVASGRAPADLDVLMARLDSVWDALAFDAPWKSRQEKDNVRAALERFLRWHVMERGRTAVATEHDFDVTLAAGDARVRIRGSMDRVETDAQGAAYVVDFKTGRSKPTAAEVAHHPQLAVYQLALREGAVDKLFGGQPPPTGGAELVQLRLGATRKEGGETVPAVQRQEPLAGEWAEELLATAAGRVLDESFTPAAGQHCTHCAFRAACTARPEGRHVVE, from the coding sequence CTGCGGACGCCCCCGTCACCCGTACGGCCCCCTGTGCTGGACGCGGCACAGCGGGCGGTGGTTGAGCACCGGGACGGGCCGCTGCTGGTGCTCGCCGGGCCGGGTACCGGCAAGACCACCACGCTGATCGAATCGGTGCTGGCCAGGGTGGCGGCCGGCACCGCGCCCGAACGCGTCCTGGTCCTCACCTTCAGCCGCAGGGCGGCGGTCGACCTGCGCGACCGGATGGCCGCGCGCGGCCTCGGCGGGCTCACGGCGAGCACCTTCCACTCGTTCTGCTACGCCCTGATCCGCGAGCACCAGCCCGCGGAGGCCTTCCAGGAGCCGGTCAGGCTGCTGTCAGGCCCCGAGCAGGACCTGCTGGTCCGCGAGCTGCTTGCGGGCCAGGCGGTGCTGGAACGGGAGGGCCTCGGCCGGGTGCGCTGGCCCGACGACCTGCGGGCCGCGCTCACCACCAGGGGCTTCGCCGACGAGGTGCGGGCGGTGCTGGCCCGCACCCGCGAGCTGGGCCTCGGCCCGGCCGCGCTCACCGACTTCGCGCACCGCATCGGGCGCCCCGACTGGACGGCGGCGGCCGCCTTCCTCGACGAGTACCTGGAGGTCACCGAGCTCGGCGGGATGGTCGACTACACCGAGCTGGTGCACCGGGCGGTGCTGCTGGCCCGGCGGCCGGAGATCCACCAGGAGCTCGCGCGGCGCTACGACGCGGTCTACGTCGACGAGTACCAGGACACCGACCCGGCGCAGGTGCGGCTGCTGCGGGCGCTGGCCGGGCAGGGCCGCACCCTGGTCGCCTTCGGCGACCCCGACCAGTCCGTCTACGCCTTCCGCGGCGCCGACATCAACGGCATCCTCGGCTTCCCCGAGCAGTTCCCGCGCCGCGACGGCCGGCCCGCGCCCGTCGGCGTCCTGCGCGTCTCCCGGCGGGCCCGCGCCGGACTGCTGACCGCCACCCGCCAGCTCACCGCCCGCATGCCGATGCCCCGGCTCCCGGCTGCGGCGGTCCGCGCCCACCGCTCCCTGACCGCCGAGGCCGAGGGCGGCGCCGTGGCCGTTCGCACCTACCCGACGGCGGGCGCCGAGGTCGAATCCATCGCCGACACCCTGCGCCGCGCCCACCTGGAGGACGGCCAGCCCTGGCACACGATGGCCGTCCTCACCCGCACGTCCGCCGCCCTGGCCCCCCTCCGCCGCGCCCTCACCTCCGCCGGCGTCCCCATCGACCTCCCCCCCTCCACCACCCCCCTCCACACCGACCCGGCCGTCACCCCCCTCCTCCTCGCCCTCCACATCGCCGCCACCTCCCTCCTCCCCCCATCGGAGGCCCCCGGCGCGGCCGCCGGTGGCCCGGACGCGTCGCCCGATCCGTTTTCCTCCGCGTCCTCCCGGGTTCCCGGGGAGTCGTCGTCGCGGAGCATCCCCGGCGACCCGGGGGAGAGCGGACCCGCCGGGGCGTCCGGGGGGATCCGGGTGGGGGTCGAGGAGGCGTTGACGCTGCTCGGGTCGCCGCTCGGCGGGATGGACGCCGCCGACTTGCGGCGGCTGGGGCGGGCGCTGCGCGACGAGGAGCGCACGACGGGTGTGGCAGTGCCACGCCCGTCGGACGTGCTGATCGCCGAAGCCGTCGCCGAGCCGGAAAGGCTCGTCGCCCACGACCCGTCGTACGCCCGTGGCGCCCGCCGCGTCGGCGCGCTGCTGCGGGCGGCCCGCGACACCCTGGCCGGCGGCGGCACCGCCGAGGACGCCCTGTGGACGCTGTGGAACGGCACCCCCTGGTCGGCCCGCCTGGAGCGGGCCGCCCTGCGCGGCGGCGCGGCGGGCCGCAACGCCGACCGCGACCTCGACGCGGTGTGCGCGCTGTTCGAGACCGCGGCCCGCGCGGAGGAGCGCACCGGCGGCCGTGGCGCCCTGAACCTCCTGGAGGAGCTGTCCGCCCAGGACATCGCGGCCGACACGCTCGGCGGCCGTACCGTACGGCCGGACGCCGTCCAGCTGATGACGGCGCACCGCGCCAAGGGCCTGGAGTGGCGGCTCGTGGTGGTCGCGGGCGTGCAGGAGGGCGTATGGCCCGACCTGCGCCGCCGCGGCTCGCTGCTTGAGGCGGACCGCATCGGCAGGGACGGCATCGCCCCGCCGCTGAGCCAGGGCGCGCTGCTGGCCGAGGAGCGCCGGCTGTTCTACGTCGCGGCCACCCGCGCCCGCGATCGCCTGCTGGTCACGGCCGTGAAGTCCGCGTCCGACGACGGCGACCAGCCGTCCCGCTTCCTGGCCGAACTGGGCGTCACACCGCAGGACGTGACGCACCGCCCGCGCCGCCCGCTGGCGGTGTCCGCACTGGTGGCGGAGCTGCGCGCGACCACCGTCGACCCGGCGGCCTCGCCGGCGCTGCGCGAGGCCGCGGCCCGCAGGCTCGCCCGGCTCGCGGCGCTGAGCGACGACGGCCACCCGCTGGTCCCCGCCGCGCACCCGGACCGCTGGTGGGGCCTGTACGAGCCGACCGCCTCCGCCGTGCCGCTGCGGGACCGCGACCAGCCGGTGGCGCTGTCCGGCAGCGCGCTCGACCAGCTCGCCAACACCTGCGCCCTGCAGTGGTTCCTGGGCCGCGAGGTCAAGGCGGAACCACCCGCCACCGCGGCCCAGGGCTTCGGCAACGTCGTGCACGTGCTGGCCGACGAGGTCGCCTCGGGGCGCGCCCCGGCCGACCTGGACGTGCTGATGGCCCGGCTGGACTCCGTGTGGGACGCGCTCGCGTTCGACGCGCCCTGGAAGTCCCGGCAGGAGAAGGACAACGTGCGCGCCGCCCTGGAGAGGTTCCTGCGCTGGCACGTGATGGAGCGCGGCCGCACCGCGGTCGCCACCGAGCACGACTTCGACGTCACCCTCGCCGCGGGCGACGCCCGCGTCCGTATCCGCGGCAGCATGGACCGGGTCGAGACCGATGCGCAGGGCGCGGCCTATGTCGTGGACTTCAAGACCGGCCGCAGCAAGCCGACCGCCGCCGAGGTGGCGCACCACCCGCAGCTCGCGGTCTACCAGCTGGCCCTGCGCGAAGGCGCCGTCGACAAGCTCTTCGGCGGGCAGCCGCCGCCCACGGGCGGCGCGGAACTCGTGCAGCTGCGGCTCGGCGCGACCCGCAAGGAGGGCGGCGAGACCGTACCTGCGGTGCAGCGGCAGGAACCCCTCGCGGGCGAGTGGGCAGAGGAGTTGCTCGCCACCGCGGCCGGCCGGGTGCTCGACGAGAGCTTCACTCCGGCGGCCGGCCAGCACTGCACGCACTGCGCCTTCCGCGCCGCCTGCACGGCCCGTCCCGAGGGCCGGCACGTCGTGGAGTGA
- a CDS encoding MGMT family protein gives MSEEDDPGAPGDYAERVLDTVELIPAGRVMSYGDIAEWLGEGGPRQVGRVLAHYGSGVPWWRVVRSDGVLLPGHELRALDAYRAEGTPLRTAGPAGEGHTPRVDMRRARWDGRTPGAGGAADG, from the coding sequence ATGAGCGAGGAAGACGACCCCGGCGCGCCCGGTGACTACGCGGAGCGGGTGCTCGACACCGTCGAGCTGATCCCGGCCGGGCGGGTGATGAGCTACGGCGACATCGCGGAATGGCTCGGCGAAGGCGGACCGCGTCAGGTCGGCCGGGTGCTCGCGCACTACGGCAGCGGCGTGCCGTGGTGGCGCGTGGTGCGGTCCGACGGCGTCCTGCTGCCGGGTCACGAGCTGCGCGCGCTGGACGCCTACCGCGCCGAGGGCACGCCGCTGCGGACCGCGGGGCCGGCCGGCGAGGGCCACACACCGCGGGTCGACATGCGCCGGGCGCGCTGGGACGGGCGCACGCCGGGCGCGGGCGGCGCCGCCGACGGCTGA
- a CDS encoding lysylphosphatidylglycerol synthase domain-containing protein, with amino-acid sequence MIRDKEETDADQPGADEAAAAPRARKALPAPGGGEDADGTAGGKGKAKDSARGAAQGGAKNSARGGAKGEGDAMGDADHRADKHGKGDPEKEERPHTHTVVPEPEPAPVAVDEPLLAARVHRPADLMRFLFGVLGIAVVLAVAGFAHATTTGLETDITKGTDHAPDALASFAGLTASIAVLIVPVAFAIERLAKRDGLRIADGVLAAVLAHGTALATDLWVTNSAPGPIREALTHNAPSGTGMTDPVHGYLAPVIAYVTAVGMARRPRWRVALWFVLLLDAFAVLVGGYTTPFSIAVTVLIGWTIAYGTVYAVGSPNVRPTGRQLLAGLRRVGFSPQTARRVLDDGPESADSDRGRGYLVTLEDGPPLDVTVVDRERQAHGFFYRAWRRLSLVGGITQRRSLLSLRQALEQEALLAYAAIAAGANAPKLIATSELGPDAVMLVYEHIGGRRLDALDDEEITDTLLREAWTQVRALQSRRIAHRRLVGESLLVNASGRVFLTDLRGGEIAAGDIVLRMDVAQLLTTMALRIGPERAVASAVAVLGPDAVASSLPLLQPIALSRATRAQLKQLARERAQREREAVLAASAAEKEARELKRTQDAEARSTAHGGSDEEEAEGKGGEKAVSKAARKAEKRAIEDALEEAREEDLLSRIRQQVLLIRPQAPVEPVRLERIKPRTLITVIAGAFAAYFLLSQLSSVPIGHAIANADWRWAAIAVAASAASYVAAACALAGFVPERLSLLRTVQAQIAGSFVKLVAPAAVGGVALNTRYLQKAGVRPGLAVASVGASQLVGLGMHVLLLMTFGFITGTEKTPSLSPSRTVMAGLLTAGVLVLVVTAVPALRKFVSTRVRALFAGVVPRMLDVLQRPGKLATGIGGTLLVTVTFVICLDGCVRAFGGNLSYATVAVVFLAGNALGSAAPTPGGVGAVELALTGGLIAAGLPKEVATPAVLFFRLLTFWLPVLPGWLSFTQLSRRGEL; translated from the coding sequence GTGATACGAGACAAAGAAGAGACCGACGCGGATCAGCCGGGCGCGGACGAGGCCGCGGCGGCCCCCCGCGCCCGTAAAGCGCTGCCCGCACCCGGCGGCGGCGAGGACGCGGACGGCACCGCCGGCGGCAAGGGCAAGGCGAAGGACAGCGCAAGGGGCGCCGCACAAGGCGGCGCAAAGAACAGCGCACGAGGCGGCGCGAAGGGGGAGGGCGACGCGATGGGCGACGCCGACCACCGCGCCGACAAGCACGGCAAGGGCGACCCCGAGAAAGAGGAGCGCCCGCACACCCATACGGTCGTCCCCGAGCCGGAACCCGCCCCGGTCGCCGTCGACGAACCGCTGCTCGCCGCCCGGGTGCACCGGCCCGCCGATCTCATGCGGTTCCTTTTCGGGGTTCTGGGCATCGCCGTGGTGCTGGCCGTCGCCGGTTTCGCGCACGCGACGACGACCGGCCTGGAGACGGACATCACCAAGGGCACCGACCACGCGCCCGACGCGCTGGCGTCCTTCGCGGGCCTGACCGCGAGCATCGCGGTGCTGATCGTGCCGGTCGCCTTCGCGATCGAGCGGCTGGCCAAGCGGGACGGCCTGCGCATCGCCGACGGCGTGCTCGCCGCGGTCCTGGCGCACGGCACGGCGCTGGCCACGGACCTGTGGGTGACCAATTCGGCGCCCGGCCCGATCCGCGAGGCGCTCACCCACAACGCGCCGTCCGGCACCGGAATGACCGATCCCGTACACGGGTATCTGGCGCCGGTCATCGCCTACGTCACCGCCGTCGGCATGGCGCGCCGCCCGCGCTGGCGGGTGGCGCTGTGGTTCGTGCTGCTGCTCGACGCCTTCGCGGTGCTGGTCGGCGGCTACACGACGCCGTTCTCGATCGCGGTGACCGTGCTGATCGGCTGGACGATCGCCTACGGCACGGTCTACGCCGTCGGCTCGCCGAACGTCCGCCCCACCGGCCGGCAGCTGCTCGCCGGGCTGCGCCGGGTCGGTTTCAGCCCGCAGACCGCCCGCCGGGTCCTGGACGACGGGCCGGAGAGCGCGGACTCCGACCGCGGGCGCGGCTATCTGGTCACCCTGGAGGACGGCCCGCCGCTCGACGTCACCGTGGTGGACCGCGAGCGGCAGGCGCACGGCTTCTTCTACCGGGCGTGGCGGCGGCTGTCGCTGGTCGGCGGCATCACCCAGCGGCGCTCGCTGCTGTCGCTGCGCCAGGCGCTCGAACAGGAGGCGCTGCTCGCCTACGCGGCGATCGCCGCCGGCGCCAACGCGCCGAAGCTCATCGCCACCTCCGAGCTGGGTCCCGACGCGGTGATGCTGGTCTACGAGCACATCGGCGGCCGCCGGCTCGACGCGCTGGACGACGAGGAGATCACCGACACGCTGCTGCGGGAGGCGTGGACGCAGGTGCGGGCCCTCCAGTCGCGGCGGATCGCGCACCGGCGGCTGGTCGGCGAGTCGCTGCTGGTGAACGCCTCCGGCCGGGTCTTCCTGACCGATCTGCGCGGCGGCGAGATCGCGGCGGGCGACATCGTGCTGCGGATGGACGTGGCACAGCTGCTGACGACGATGGCCCTGCGGATCGGCCCGGAGCGCGCGGTGGCGTCCGCGGTGGCCGTGCTCGGCCCCGACGCGGTGGCCAGCTCCCTGCCGCTGCTCCAGCCGATCGCGCTCAGCCGCGCCACCCGCGCGCAGCTCAAGCAGCTGGCCAGGGAGCGGGCGCAGCGGGAGCGCGAGGCGGTGCTCGCCGCCTCGGCGGCCGAGAAGGAGGCCCGCGAGCTGAAGCGGACCCAGGACGCGGAGGCCCGCAGCACGGCCCACGGGGGCTCGGACGAGGAGGAGGCCGAGGGCAAGGGCGGGGAGAAGGCGGTCTCCAAGGCCGCGCGCAAGGCGGAGAAGCGGGCCATAGAGGACGCGCTGGAGGAGGCCCGCGAGGAGGACCTGCTCTCCCGGATCCGGCAGCAGGTGCTGCTGATCCGCCCGCAGGCCCCGGTCGAGCCGGTCCGGCTCGAGCGGATCAAGCCGCGCACCCTGATCACGGTGATCGCCGGCGCCTTCGCCGCGTACTTCCTGCTCTCCCAGCTCAGTTCGGTGCCGATCGGGCACGCCATCGCCAACGCCGACTGGCGCTGGGCGGCCATCGCGGTCGCGGCATCCGCGGCGAGTTACGTCGCCGCCGCGTGCGCGCTGGCCGGCTTCGTACCCGAACGGCTGTCGCTGCTGCGGACGGTGCAGGCGCAGATCGCCGGCTCGTTCGTGAAGCTGGTGGCGCCCGCCGCGGTCGGCGGGGTCGCGCTGAACACCCGCTATCTGCAGAAGGCCGGGGTGCGCCCGGGCCTTGCCGTGGCGAGTGTCGGCGCCTCCCAGCTGGTCGGCCTCGGCATGCACGTGCTGCTGCTGATGACCTTCGGCTTCATCACCGGGACGGAGAAGACACCGTCGCTGTCACCGTCCCGTACGGTCATGGCGGGGCTGCTGACCGCGGGTGTGCTGGTGCTGGTGGTCACCGCCGTGCCGGCGCTGCGGAAGTTCGTCTCCACCCGGGTGCGGGCGCTGTTCGCCGGTGTCGTGCCGCGCATGCTTGACGTCCTCCAGCGGCCCGGCAAGCTGGCCACCGGCATCGGCGGCACCCTGCTGGTGACGGTGACCTTCGTGATCTGCCTGGACGGCTGCGTGCGGGCCTTCGGCGGGAATCTGAGCTACGCGACGGTCGCGGTGGTCTTCCTCGCCGGCAACGCGCTGGGCTCGGCTGCCCCGACCCCCGGCGGTGTAGGCGCGGTCGAACTGGCGCTGACCGGTGGTCTGATCGCGGCGGGCCTGCCGAAGGAGGTGGCCACCCCCGCGGTGCTCTTCTTCCGGCTGCTGACCTTCTGGCTGCCGGTGCTGCCCGGCTGGCTGTCCTTCACCCAGCTCAGCCGCCGCGGCGAGCTGTAG
- a CDS encoding FG-GAP repeat domain-containing protein — MKTHDRRHNRRGLKAKAVAIAAGALALTLGSTLSASASGTGISGVADATSNSRTAFSSNAEKIWSFGIDGKDSAGNIWEYPPLQNGGFGSKKNAGSGFSSANAMFKNNPGDTKNVVLYARFGGTLKMYDDSTSKTIGGGWNVYNAFVMPGNVGGASNPDLLARDTSGVLWEYLAYSGGTFTTRHKIGGGWNTYSQIAGRGDLTGDGKSDIVARDKSGVLWLYKGTGSTDAPYAARTKIGGGWNTYNKILGLGDSNGDGRADLIARDGAGALWLYPGTGKAASPYLKRVRIGNSGWNAFSLLF; from the coding sequence GTGAAAACGCACGACCGCCGGCACAACCGGCGCGGCCTGAAGGCCAAGGCCGTCGCCATTGCCGCGGGCGCACTCGCGCTGACGCTCGGCAGCACCCTGTCGGCCAGCGCGAGCGGCACGGGGATCAGCGGCGTCGCCGACGCGACATCGAACAGCAGGACCGCCTTCTCCTCCAACGCGGAGAAGATCTGGTCGTTCGGCATCGACGGCAAGGACTCCGCAGGCAACATCTGGGAGTACCCGCCGCTCCAGAACGGCGGATTCGGGTCCAAGAAGAACGCCGGCTCCGGCTTCAGCAGCGCCAACGCGATGTTCAAGAACAACCCGGGCGACACGAAGAACGTCGTCCTGTACGCCCGCTTCGGCGGCACGCTGAAGATGTACGACGACAGCACCTCGAAGACCATCGGTGGCGGCTGGAACGTCTACAACGCCTTCGTGATGCCCGGCAACGTGGGCGGCGCGTCCAACCCCGACCTGCTGGCCAGGGACACTTCCGGCGTGCTGTGGGAGTACCTGGCCTACAGCGGCGGCACGTTCACCACCCGCCACAAGATCGGCGGCGGCTGGAACACCTACAGCCAGATCGCCGGCCGCGGCGACCTGACCGGTGACGGCAAGTCGGACATCGTCGCTCGCGACAAGAGCGGCGTGCTGTGGCTCTACAAGGGCACCGGCAGCACCGACGCGCCCTACGCCGCCCGCACCAAGATCGGCGGGGGCTGGAACACGTACAACAAGATCCTCGGCCTCGGCGACAGCAACGGTGACGGCCGTGCCGACCTGATCGCCCGTGACGGCGCCGGCGCCCTGTGGCTCTACCCGGGAACGGGCAAGGCCGCCTCGCCGTACCTGAAGCGAGTGAGGATCGGCAACAGCGGCTGGAACGCCTTCAGCCTGCTGTTCTGA
- the moeZ gene encoding adenylyltransferase/sulfurtransferase MoeZ → MSLPPLVEPAAELTVDEVRRYSRHLIIPDVGMDGQKRLKNAKVLCVGAGGLGSPALMYLAAAGVGTLGIVEFDEVDESNLQRQIIHSQADIGRSKAESARDSVLGINPLVNVVLHETRLEAENVMEIFAQYDLIVDGTDNFATRYLVNDACVLLNKPYVWGSIYRFDGQASVFWSEHGPCYRCLYPEPPPPGMVPSCAEGGVLGVLCASIGSIQVTEAIKLLAGIGEPLLGRLMIYDALEMTYRTVKVRKDPDCAVCGDHPTVTELIDYEAFCGVVSEEAQVAAAGSTITPKQLKEWIDDGENIEIIDVREPNEYEIVSIPGARLIPKNEFIMGSALSSLPQDKRIVLHCKTGVRSAEVLAVLKSAGFSDAVHVGGGVIGWVNTVEPHKPIY, encoded by the coding sequence GTGTCGCTGCCACCGCTGGTCGAGCCGGCCGCCGAGCTCACCGTTGACGAGGTCCGCAGATATTCGCGCCACCTGATCATCCCCGATGTTGGCATGGACGGGCAGAAGCGGCTCAAGAACGCCAAGGTGCTGTGTGTCGGCGCCGGCGGTCTCGGCTCGCCGGCCCTGATGTACCTCGCGGCCGCCGGTGTCGGCACGCTCGGCATCGTCGAGTTCGACGAGGTCGACGAGTCGAACCTGCAACGCCAGATCATCCACAGCCAGGCCGACATCGGCCGCTCCAAGGCCGAGTCGGCCCGCGACTCGGTCCTGGGCATCAACCCGCTGGTGAACGTCGTCCTGCACGAGACCCGGCTCGAAGCCGAGAACGTGATGGAGATCTTCGCCCAGTACGACCTGATCGTGGACGGCACGGACAACTTCGCCACCCGCTACCTGGTCAACGACGCGTGCGTGCTGCTGAACAAGCCGTACGTCTGGGGCTCCATCTACCGCTTCGACGGCCAGGCCTCGGTCTTCTGGTCCGAGCACGGCCCCTGCTACCGCTGCCTCTACCCCGAGCCCCCGCCCCCCGGCATGGTGCCGTCCTGCGCCGAGGGCGGCGTGCTCGGCGTGCTGTGCGCGTCGATCGGCTCGATCCAGGTCACCGAGGCGATCAAGCTGCTGGCCGGCATCGGTGAGCCGCTGCTCGGCCGGCTGATGATCTACGACGCCCTGGAGATGACGTACCGCACGGTCAAGGTCCGCAAGGACCCGGACTGCGCGGTGTGCGGCGACCACCCGACGGTCACCGAACTCATCGACTACGAGGCCTTCTGCGGCGTCGTCTCGGAGGAGGCGCAGGTCGCGGCGGCCGGTTCGACGATCACTCCCAAGCAGCTCAAGGAGTGGATCGACGACGGCGAGAACATCGAGATCATCGACGTCCGCGAGCCGAACGAGTACGAGATCGTGTCCATCCCGGGCGCGAGGCTGATCCCGAAGAACGAGTTCATCATGGGCAGCGCCCTGTCCTCGCTCCCGCAGGACAAGCGGATCGTGCTGCACTGCAAGACCGGGGTGCGCAGCGCCGAGGTCCTCGCGGTGCTCAAGTCCGCGGGCTTCTCCGACGCCGTCCACGTCGGCGGCGGCGTGATCGGCTGGGTCAACACGGTCGAGCCCCACAAGCCGATCTACTGA
- a CDS encoding spherulation-specific family 4 protein, translating to MSRLTRSRRGVRPRGDGTGFGVPAFAHPLVAPAEWAELARPGTPLHWAAFDVARGPGSRPDPLYAEAAARVRENGVPLLGLLDAARGRRPFGELVSDASRYLDWYQVDGFYLDKAPNGRAEADDCHWAITTLRALLEREPGRGRSGAGHIVLGHGTHPDPCYAGLADQLVTFAGSWDRYRWSEAPQWTALYPPSRFVHLVHGLPEAHLDDALRIARWQGAATVCLTDRTARDGTDPWEGLPGYWDRAVRLAAGDPVDRPPPTM from the coding sequence ATGTCGCGTCTGACCAGGTCGCGGCGCGGCGTCAGGCCGCGCGGCGACGGCACCGGATTCGGCGTGCCGGCCTTCGCGCACCCGCTGGTGGCCCCGGCGGAGTGGGCCGAACTCGCCCGCCCGGGCACGCCGTTGCACTGGGCCGCCTTCGACGTGGCCCGGGGGCCCGGCAGCCGCCCCGACCCGCTGTACGCCGAGGCGGCCGCCCGCGTCCGCGAGAACGGCGTCCCGCTGCTCGGACTGCTGGACGCCGCACGCGGCCGGCGGCCGTTCGGCGAGCTGGTCTCCGACGCCTCGCGCTACCTGGACTGGTATCAGGTCGACGGCTTCTACCTGGACAAGGCGCCCAACGGCCGGGCGGAGGCCGACGACTGCCACTGGGCGATCACCACGCTGCGTGCGCTGCTGGAGCGCGAGCCGGGACGCGGCAGGAGTGGCGCCGGCCACATCGTCCTCGGTCACGGCACCCACCCCGACCCCTGTTACGCCGGCCTGGCCGACCAGCTGGTCACCTTCGCGGGGTCGTGGGACCGCTACCGGTGGTCGGAGGCTCCGCAGTGGACGGCGCTGTATCCGCCGTCGCGCTTCGTGCACCTGGTGCACGGCCTGCCGGAGGCGCACCTGGACGACGCCCTGCGGATCGCCCGCTGGCAGGGCGCGGCCACCGTGTGCCTGACCGACCGCACCGCACGGGACGGGACCGACCCGTGGGAGGGACTGCCCGGATACTGGGACCGGGCGGTGCGTCTGGCGGCCGGCGACCCGGTGGATCGGCCGCCGCCCACGATGTGA
- a CDS encoding NAD-dependent epimerase/dehydratase family protein gives MRVLLLGADGFLGRHVAERLLADPAVQLTALGRSDDADVRFDLSSGAPGVLARFLDAVHPGVIVNCAGTTRGAARELTRQNTVAVATVCEAMRRSSTTARLVQLGCGSEYGPSPVGSSTGEDAPPRPGGPYGVSKLAATELVLGSGLDAVVLRVFSPVGPGTPTGAPMGRVAEALRRAMQNGDAELRLGGLGVQRDFIDARDVARAVHAASLSAAQGVVNIGSGRAVRMRDMAAALAHVAGYEGAVRELDEAPASGGATMPPYPDGCGLWQQADVRTARDRLGWRPRIGLEESLADVWMEAACRV, from the coding sequence ATGAGAGTGCTGCTGCTCGGAGCCGACGGCTTCCTCGGCCGCCACGTCGCGGAGCGACTGCTCGCGGATCCCGCCGTCCAGCTCACCGCGCTGGGCCGCAGCGACGACGCCGACGTCAGGTTCGACCTGTCCAGCGGCGCGCCCGGCGTGCTGGCCCGCTTCCTCGACGCGGTTCACCCCGGCGTGATCGTCAACTGCGCCGGCACCACCCGCGGTGCCGCCCGCGAGCTGACCCGGCAGAACACCGTGGCCGTCGCCACGGTCTGCGAGGCGATGCGCCGCAGCAGCACCACCGCCCGGCTGGTCCAGCTGGGCTGCGGTTCCGAATACGGCCCGTCCCCGGTCGGCTCCTCCACCGGCGAGGACGCGCCGCCGCGTCCCGGCGGCCCGTACGGGGTGAGCAAGCTCGCCGCCACCGAGCTGGTGCTCGGTTCCGGCCTGGACGCGGTCGTGCTGCGGGTGTTCAGCCCGGTCGGCCCCGGTACGCCGACTGGCGCGCCGATGGGCAGGGTCGCCGAGGCGCTGCGCAGGGCCATGCAGAACGGCGACGCCGAACTGCGGCTCGGCGGCCTGGGGGTGCAGCGCGACTTCATCGACGCCCGCGACGTCGCCCGCGCGGTGCACGCCGCCTCGCTGTCCGCCGCGCAGGGCGTGGTGAACATCGGCAGCGGGCGGGCGGTGCGGATGCGCGACATGGCCGCCGCGCTGGCCCATGTCGCGGGGTACGAGGGCGCCGTCCGCGAGCTGGACGAGGCGCCCGCCTCCGGCGGGGCGACGATGCCGCCGTACCCCGACGGCTGCGGGCTGTGGCAGCAGGCCGACGTCCGTACCGCGCGCGACCGGCTCGGCTGGCGGCCGCGGATCGGCCTTGAGGAGTCGCTTGCCGATGTGTGGATGGAGGCGGCATGTCGCGTCTGA